The following proteins come from a genomic window of Actinopolyspora saharensis:
- a CDS encoding MarR family winged helix-turn-helix transcriptional regulator: protein MSDNVDLVLRQWQSERPDLDASPMGVVGRIQRAARLLERGLRDHFATHDLQLWEFDILATLRRSGPPYRLTAGALVDTSMVTSGAITNRIDRLAAKGLVTREVDPDNRRSVFVTLSDQGRKLVDDIVDDHVRNERELLGALDQNDQDRLADLLRTLLTGLDDVPEPHSEP, encoded by the coding sequence GTGAGCGACAACGTCGACCTGGTGCTGCGGCAGTGGCAATCCGAGCGCCCGGACCTGGACGCCTCGCCGATGGGCGTGGTGGGACGCATACAGCGCGCCGCCCGACTGCTCGAACGCGGGTTGCGCGACCACTTCGCCACGCACGACCTGCAGCTCTGGGAATTCGACATCCTGGCCACACTGCGCCGCTCCGGTCCGCCCTACCGACTGACGGCAGGCGCGCTCGTGGACACCTCGATGGTCACCTCCGGGGCGATCACCAACCGGATCGACCGCCTGGCCGCCAAAGGGCTCGTCACCCGCGAGGTCGACCCCGACAACCGCCGCAGCGTGTTCGTCACGCTCAGCGACCAAGGCAGGAAACTCGTCGACGACATCGTCGACGACCACGTCCGCAACGAGCGCGAACTGCTCGGCGCACTCGATCAGAACGACCAGGACCGCCTGGCCGACCTGCTGCGCACACTGCTGACCGGGCTCGACGACGTGCCCGAGCCGCACTCGGAGCCCTGA